CGGCGAAAATCCATAAGGCTTCGGCCGTTATCGCCGATAGCGAGCTCGCCGCCGCCGGTATCGAGGTCAAGCCTCAAGCACACGAGGACGACGATGCGTCGGACGCGGCGCAGGCTCTTCCGTCCGGCTGGATGATCCAGATCGGTGCGACCGATGACGCCGACAAGGCTCATGCGCTGCTGGCTCGCGCCAAGGCGCGCGGGCTTAGCGCACTCGACGATGCGCACGCCTTTACGCAGAAGGTTCAGAAAGGCGAAGCCACCCTTTACCGCGCGCGTTTCGCGGGCCTCGACGAAGGTGACGCACAAGCCGTCTGCCGTAGCCTAAAAAGATCTGGTTTCGCCTGCTTCGCAATGAAGAATTAGTGGAATGTTTTTATGGTCGTCAGCGATGACGACCGCGTCGCGTATCGCGTAGGAGTTAGTTGTGTCTGCGCATCAAAACGTCCTTGGCCTCGTTGACACGAGCAGCAAGATCCGTCGATCCCCCGTGGTCGGGATGCAATTTCTTTATCAAGGACCGGTGCGAGCGCACGACGTCGTCACGCGTCGCCCCCTTGTGAAGGCCCAGGACCTCATAGGCCTCATCCTCAGTCATTATGCCCGGACGGGCAGAAGTCTGCGCGCGCCAGCGCCGCGCGTCCGCACTCTCGTTTCGTGCCGGACGCCATCCGGGAAACCGGCGGTCCAGATAAGCCTCTAAAAGCTTCGCGCCGTCCGGATCTTCGCGCAAACACAGGGCGTGCAACGTCTCGCATTGTTCGCGCGTCATCTGTGCGAGCGACTTGCCCTCGTCAGGTCCCGCCAGCACCGTGCCGCAGATCGTGCCGGAGGCATGATCGACCTCCATCTCAATGACGGCGGAGCGCAACCGCGATGTCGCCCCGGTGCGCCGCCCGGCAATCGTGCTTAGCCGGCTACGCCATGATTTCGCGGCGCTTGCCAGAAGCCAGAGCCCGATCGCGGCGAGGACCACCGCTCCATCCGGGCTGCCCCGTAAAAGCGCCAATCCCGCAAGGAGCAACACCAGGACGCCGCCAAAACGCCGCAGAGCCACGGCAAGCGCGGCGGGGTTTGCACGGGCAAAGGCCCGCATGCCCCAAAGCACGAGATAAAAGACCAAAAAGCCTACGAGGAGATAAGGCATCCGCCCTGCCCGTTTGCGTCAGAGCTTACGTTCCTATGCCGGCGCAGTCTCGGCAAGCCGCTTTGCGAACGCCGCGACTTTTTTCTGGCTACGATCCATCATAATAAGCCGAGAGCTGCAAGTTCGCTGCGTAACGTCTCCGGCATCTCGGCGACATCCCGGCTCGCGAGATCCGGCGGCGAATCCTTCGGCTGCAGATAGCGCCAGCCCTGAAAGGCTCGAAACGGCCGCGGCCGGACCCGTACAATCGCCGCGTCGAGCACCAGCCGACAGCGGCTCACGCCATCGTCGTCGGTGAAGGCTTCGATTGCCTGTAGCGGCTGCCGGACGGCAATCTGCCCCTTGATGACCCAATAGAGCGAGCCGCCATCGAGCAATTCTTCGACGCGCCGGGGGACCATGCGCGTCACATGAAATGGCGGCTGAGCGCGGCGTGCTTGAAAATCCTCAAGATCGGCAATCGACTCCGCGCCAACGGCAAGTTTCAGCAGATGAAGCGTCAATGGAGGGCTCCGGCCATAATATGACGGCCACATAATACCCGTGCTAGAAGCCGTCATGGACTATCGCAAGAAATTCATCGTCGCACCGGATAAAAAGCTTCGCCTCTCGGAAATCGACCCAGCGGGTACGCCGGATCAAAAATCCGAGGCCGGTGCCGCCGATCTGACCGAGGACTACCGGCATAGGCTCGCCCAGCTGCAGACCCTGCTCTATGCCGAAAACAAGCGGGCTTTGCTCATCGTGCTCCAAGCTATGGATGCCGGCGGCAAGGATGGGACCATTTCGCATGTGATGCGATGCATGAACCCACAAGGCGTCAGTGTTGCGCGCTTCGAAACGCCGACGCCTGAAGAACAAGCGCATGACTTTCTCTGGCGTGTCCATATCAAGGTGCCGCGGCGCAGCCAGGTCGGCGTGTTCAACCGGTCGCATTACGAAGAGGTGCTGATCACTCGCGTGCATAAGCTGATCGACAAAGAGACCTGCAGGTCACGCTACGCGCAGATTCGCGATTTCGAATCAGAGCTTCTCGACAACGGCACGCATATCCTCAAATTCTTCCTGCATATCAGCAAGGAGGAACAGCTCGCACGCTTCGCCCAGCGGCTCGAAGACCCACAGCGCAATTGGAAGATCAGCGAGGCGGATTATACCGAGCGCGAATTCTGGGACGCCTATATGGACGCCTATGAAGAAGCGATGAGCGCGACGAGTACCAAGGATGCGCCCTGGTTCGTCATCCCGTCGAACCACAAATGGTTCCGCAATCTGGCGATCTCCCAGATCGTCGCGGAAACCATGGTGGACTTCGGCATGAAATATCCCAAGCCCAGCGTCGATCTTGCCAAAATCCGCCGCGACTATCACACGGCGGTTACGGAGGCGGACGGGAAGAAAAAGCGCAAGACCTAACGGCCTAAAGCAGGCTGATAACGCGGCGCGGTGAGGCTCGCCAACAGCACGGCCAGCACGCCGGTCAGGAAAATGCCGTCGAACGTCCCCGCCCCACCGATCGACGCGACGGGCGCGCCAAGGTCGGCGACCTTGTTCAGATTCGAGAGGTCCGCGCCAATCAGCACGCCGAGGCTGCCGCTGATATAGGCAAGCGGGCCGGCATAAGTGCGAGAGAGAATGACGGCGACGATCGCCGTGATGATCGGCGGCACAAAGATCGGCAACGCAATGCCGACGCCGTGCACCGGAGTTGCCATCATATGCGTGATGACCGCGACAATTGCGGTCCCGACCGCGCCGAGCACCCAAAGATCGTATCTCGTCAGGATATAGAGCGAGAGCAGAACGGGAATCACGCAACCGCCGACATTCACGGCAAGTACCGTTCCCTGCCAATCGGCGGTCGGCACGACATATTGCATGCCAAAGAAATCAACCTGCTGATCCGACATGACCGGGCGGCCGTGCAGCCAGAACAGCGGGATGTTCACATAGCTGCCGACCCAGGAGGCGAACAGCATGAACAAGGCAGCGGGCGAACTGATCCCGGCACGCTGATAGGCAAATGTCAGCGCCCGGACCTCGACCCAGATGACGAGCAGGACAAGAATGCCCCCGAGCATGAAAAAGAACGGCAGCGACAGCGGCAAATAATGCATTTCGTCCGGCCTCCATGCGTCGCATTTTAAATCGCGCCGGATTAGACCGTCCGACGCTTAGACTTCCTCGTATTTGGCGATGCGCCAAGTCTCCGCCGCAGCGCCTTTGCGCCAATCCTGATAGGCAGGCAACGCCATGACCGCTTCCATATATGCCCGGCTCGCCGCGCTGACCGGCGCATCGTAGATGTAGAGCCGGTTCACCACCGGCGCGAACATCGCGTCTGCTGCACAGAAATTCCCGAACAAAAAGTCGCCGCCCGCGCCAAATCTTCCGCGCGCATCGGACCATGCAATTTCAAGACGCGCAATATCCGCCAGGACCTCTAGCGTGAGATCGCGACGTTTCACCGCGCGGCGCATGTTCATCGGCAAATGGACACGCAGCGGCTGGAAACCCGAATGCATTTCAGCCGCCAGCGAGCGGGCGACGGCACGTGCCGCCCGGTCGCGCGGCCAGACCGGCAGATCAGGAAATTTCTCTGCCACATATTCGATGATGGCGAGCGAATCCCAAACCACGAGATCGCCGTCGATCAAGGCTGGACATCGCGCCGACGGCGAATATTTGAGAATATCCGCCCGCGTCGTCTCCTGACCCAGGGGAATCGCGATTTCGTCGAACGCGATCCCCAAATGGCGCATGAGGATGAAGGGCCGCAGCGACCAGGACGAATAAGCCTTGTTGGCGATGAGAAGCGTGAGCGACACGCGCGCCTCGTTCCTAGTTTTGCCCGAGGGCTTTGAGCTCTGCTGTCGCAGCCGTCTTCTCATCAACCGAATTGAAGCAAACATCGAGCGAATGATTGAACAATTCGATCGCGTCGCTCTTTTCGCCTTGGGCGAGCGAAAACTCGCCAGCGTAGAAGCCGACATCGCACATGCGCGCCTTGGAAACCTTGAGATCGACGTTCTGCGCTGCGAGAACGACATCGTGCGGCGTCATCTGACCTGCGTAGAGCAGAAGCAGCGGCGCTGGCCATGACGTCATGTTCACTTGCGTCGTGGCTTTGGCGAGATCAGGCGAGGCCTTGGCACCGAGCCTGCGCTTAGTCAGTTCGAGCCACAGCAGCGAATAAGCATCGGACGAATCGAGCGCCACGGCCTGCTCAAAATCGGCTTTGGCCTTATCCTTTTCACCGTTGAAAAATTCAGCAATACCACGGCCCTTATAAGCCAGCGCATGTTTCGGATCGAGCTTGATCACCTGATCGTAGTTCTTGATCGCCGAACCGAAATCGGTCTTCGCCAAATAGGCTTTGGCGAGATTGTTGTAGGCATGAGCATAAGCCGGCTCGAACGAAACGGCGTCGGTCCAGGCCTTGATCGCATTGTCCAAATCGTTTTTCGCATAATAGCCGATGCCGAGGTTGAAGGCGGCGACGGCGCGGTCGTGAACATCGATGCTCTTATCCGCAGCGATCTTGCCGCAACCACTGATCGCCAGATCCGCATCGCCCTGCTGCTGGCAATGCTGAATGTCGAGCGGATCGACGGCAAAAGCGGGCGCTGTGGAAAGCGCGAACGGAACGATGGCAACCGCCAACCATAAATGACGCATAAAACTTCCTTCCCATATTACCGCCGCGTCGGTCCGCGGCTTGTTGCGTTTCAGCTTGAAAATCAAAGCGGATTTATTGGCTTACGATGCGCCGTGCAAGTTGCTTTTCGGCCATGTTAGGGCGCCGGGAACCAGGCACTCGTCTTGCCAGTGAAATGATAGACGGTCAGGCCGATCCATTCGTGTAGACCAGCCTGGAACATCCCGAGCTGTCCGATGCCAAGATGGAACCAGCCATAATCGCGACTATCTCCGAGGGTCATGTAGTCCGTCGGATAGGCGATGACATGGTAGCCGAGCTTGCGGAACACGCCCATCGCGCGTGGCATGTGCCAGGCCGCGGTGACCAGAAGGAACGTGTCGCCCGGCTGCGGCCGCGTCAGCGGGCGGGCGAAAAGGCCGTTCTCCCAGGTATTCCGTGATCTCGTCTCAAAGGCCATGCGTCCCGGATCGACGCCCAATTCGGTCCAAAGCTCGCGCACGCCGGTCGCTTCATCCGCGCCACTCGGGCGCAGGCTTGAGGAGCCGCCGGTAAAGATCAGGCGTGCCTTGGGAAACCGGCGCGCGAGGACCGCGCCCATCGTCACGCGCTCGCCCACCTCTGTCGGCTCGTGCCGGGTCGCCGTCAGATCCTCGTCGAGGCCGCCGCCGAGAACGATGATGCCGGTCGGCGCGGCGATATTCAAAGGCGGCAGCGGAAAACGATCCTCGATTGGCCGTAGCAGAAATGCGCCGAGCGGCGAGAAGGTCAGGATCGTGAAAAGAGCGAGCGAGATCACGCAGAGCCGATGACCCCAACAGCGCCACGGGCTGAAACTCAGCGCCACCCCGATCAAGCCCAGGATCAGTAGAAAATTGAACGGCTCAGCGAGCGCCCAAAACAGCTTGGCAACAACGAAAAACATGACGCTCCCGCGGACCGAACCTCGGCACCGGGATCAATCCTGCTCCGGCGAGGCATCCCTTAGCCCGGAATCGTCGGCGTCGTCATCTTCCGGCTTCGCAGGCAGCGCATAGGCACCCTTGAGCCAACGATGCAGATCGACATCGGCGCAGCGCGCCGAGCAGAACGGACGATCCGCTGCGCTCGCCGGCTTGCCGCAAATCGGGCACGGACGGCTCTGAGGCGCGCTGTCGTGCTTTTCGTGAGCCTTGGACTGCATGATGCTCCTAGGATGCCCTCCGAGGGAGACTTCGCGACTAGACGCGATTCAACCAGAAGAAATGCGCCGGGAACCCTTCCCCCGCAAGTAACGACAGCGTCTCGTAAAGCGGCAGACCGACCACGCCCGTATAAGACCCCACGAGCTTTACCACAAAAGCGCCAGCGAGCCCCTGGATCGCATAGCCGCCGGCTTTGCCGCGCCATTCCCCGGAGGCGAGATAGGCCTCGATCTCATCGGTAGAGAAGCGTTTGAAGCGCACGCGCGACTCGACCAGCCGCCGCCGGCGGCCGCCCTTGGGGGTGATGAGCGTCACGCCGGTATAGACACGGTGAATGCGGCCCGAGAGCAGCCGCAGACATTGCGTCGCTTCATCGACGACCTCGCATTTCGGCAGGATGCGGCGCCCGACTGCGACAACTGTATCGGCCGCGACCAGAAAGGCGCCCTCGAGTTCGGGCCGCTGGGCAGCGATCTTTGCTGCGGCCTCCGCCTTTTCGGCCGCAAGTCGCGCGGCGAGAACACGCGGCAACTCGCCACGATTGGGTGTCTCGTCGAGATCGGCGGGAATCAAGGCGTCGGGATCAAGCCCGATCTGCTGCAAGAGTTCGAGCCGGCGCACGGACGCCGAAGCGAGGATCAGCTTGGGCCGCCAGGGTTTGCTCTCGCCGCTCACGGCCGCCGCCCGAATTTACTTGAAACGATAGGTAATGCGACCCTTGGTCAGGTCGTAGGGGGTCATCTCGACGAGGACTTTGTCGCCGGTCAAGACGCGGATGCGGTTCTTACGCATCTTTCCGGCCGTATGGGCAATAATTTCGTGCTCATTCTCGAGTTTGACCCGGAAGGTCGCGTTCGGGAGCAATTCTGTGATTACGCCCGGAAACTCGAGCAATTCTTCTTTCGACATTTGATTCCTTCTGCTGAAGCCGGCCGCCACGGCTTCACGGATATAGGCGGCGTGGACCCTAATCGAGAACGACGGATTTGTGAACTGCTGCGGCAACGTCATCCGCTCAAGTAGCGGCCTTTGTGTCCCGCGCGGCGAAAGCCCGGTATTTCATGACCGCCAGGGGGATGGTCGCGAGATAGACCAGGCTGAGGCAGGCCAGAACTTCCATAGGAAAGCTCGCCAGCAGCAATATCAAAGCTGCAATGGCGAACAGAACGACAATGACATATTCGCGCGGCACGCGGCCGATCTTCTTCGCCGAAAAATGCGGAATCCGGCTCGCCATCAGGAAGGCGATCAGCAGCACATAGGCGATTTCGAACGGCGCCGTTACGTGCGTCGCTGGAAGGCCCAGGAACGAGAAATTAAGATACAGCGGCAAAAGCCCAAGGATCGCGCCGGCGGGAGCCGGCATGCCGGTGAAAAAATTGCCTTCCCAGCTCGCGCGGTCGGGATCATCGAGCGAAACGTTGAAGCGGGCGAGCCGTAGCGCACAGGCGATGGCGAAGACCAGCGCGGCAAACCAGCCGAAGCTTTTGAGCTGATGCAGGTTCCAAAGATAAAGGATCAAGCCGGGCGCGACGCCGAAATCGACAAAATCGGCCAGCGAATCAAGCTCTGCCCCGAAACGGCTCGTGCCGCGCAACGCCCGCGCGATGCGCCCGTCGAGACCGTCTAGAATGGCGGCGATAATCACGACAAGAACCGCGATCTGGAATTGCCCCTCGATGGCAAAACGGATGCCCGTCAGGCCCATCGAAAGGGCCAGCAACGTCACGAGGTTGGGCAGGATGATGCGTAACGGCACCGGCCGAAAACGGCGCCCGCGCACGAGTCCGAGCCGGCGCTCGCCCTGTTCCGGCTCGCGTTCATGCACAGAAAATCGTCGCGGCAAAGGATCGCTCATCGCCGCCTTCATAAAGCAAATTGTGGCACGACGGAAACCTGCTTGATCTCGGCCCTAGGCCAGCTTGAACAGGCGCACCGGCTCATCGGCGTGGAAATCGGCCAGGATGGTCTCGCCCGCAATCGCGGTCGCGCCTTCCGCGACCAGCGCCCGCGCCCCATGCGGCAGATAGACATCGACCCGCGACCCAAAGCGGATCAGGCCGAAACGCTCACCCGCATCGACGCTATCGCCTTGTTCGACGAAGCAAACGATTCGCCGGGCGATGAGGCCGGCAATCTGAACGACGCCAATCCGCCCCGCGGCCGTGTCGATCACGAGGCCGTTGCGCTCGTTGTCCTCGCTGGCCTTGTCGAGATCCGCGTTGAGAAAGATACCCGGCCGGTAAGCGATCTTGGCGACGCGGCCCGCCATCGGCGCGCGATTCACATGCACATTGAAGACCGACATAAAAATCGAGATGCGCGGCAAGGGGTCGGCGCCGAGGCCCAATTCGGGTGGCGGCGCGGCGAGACCCACGGCGGAAACCTTGCCATCCGCCGGCGAAATGACGAGATCGCTCGCCTGCGGCGTCACCCGCACCGGATCGCGGAAGAAAAGCGCGCACCAGATCGTCAGCAGCAAGCCGATCCAGAACAGCGGATCGAAGATCCAGCCTGCAATGAGCGTAATCACCACGAAAATCGCGATGAAAATATAGCCTTCCGGGTGGATCGGCGGAATTTGCTTACGGATGGAGTCGATGACGCTCATGGCTGCAAGGCTTTATCCCAATGCGATGTCGGCGTCATCTTCGACGTAAGAGCGAGCAGCAGGCTCGGCTGTATCATCCTCTACCGGGCGCGTGACACCCTGCTCTTCCGCGGCAGCCCGACGCAAGACTTCCTCGGCGCGACGCACCTCGTTCTGCCGGTTCCACATGGCGGCATAGATGCCATTTTTTTCGAGCAGCACCGTGTGCGATCCGCGCTCGACGATTCGCCCCTGATCGAGAACGAGGATTTGATCGGCATTGACGACGGTGGAGAGTCGATGCGCGATGACAAGCGTGGTGCGGCCGCGCGAAACGCGATCGAGCGCATCCTGGATTTCACCCTCGGTGAAGCTGTCGAGCGCCGAGGTCGCCTCATCGAGCACGAGGATCGGCGGCGCTTTCAGAATCGTCCGGGCAATGGCGACGCGCTGTTTCTCGCCGCCGGAAAGTTTCAGACCCCGCTCGCCAACCTGCGCCTGATAGCCGCTCGGCAGGCTCTCGATGAACCGATCGATCTGGGCAAGACGCGCTGCCTCGCGCATGTCGGCATCGCTGGCGTCGGCGCGCCCGTAGCGAATATTGTAGGCGATCGTATCATTGAAGAGCACGGTATCCTGCGGCACCATGCCGATCACGGCGCGCAGCGATTTCTGCGTCACGTTGTCGATATTCTGGCCATCGATCGTGATCGCGCCCGACGAGGGCTCATAAAAGCGGAAGATCAGCCGCGAGAGCGTCGATTTGCCGGCGCCGGAGGAACCGACAATGGCAACGGTCTTGCCCGCTGGAACCTCGAAGCTCACGCCTTTCAATATCTCGCGCTCGGGATCATAACTGAAACGCACATTGTCGAAGCGGACGTCGCCGCCGGAGACGACAAGCGGCTTCGCGCCCGGCTTGTCGGCGATATCGGGATATTCCCCGAGAATACCGAACATCATTTCGAGATCGATCGTCGCCTGCCGAATGTCGCGATAGATTGAGCCGAGGAAATTCAGCGGCTGGTAAAGCTGGATCATCATCGCGTTGATCAGCACGAAATCGCCGACGCTGTTGTGTCCGGCACGAACGCCCATGATGCTCATCGCCATGACAACGGTAAGGCCGAGAGAAAAGATCAACGCCTGACCGAAATTGAGAAAGGTCAGCGAGGTGTAG
This Methylovirgula sp. DNA region includes the following protein-coding sequences:
- a CDS encoding polyphosphate kinase 2 family protein, with amino-acid sequence MDYRKKFIVAPDKKLRLSEIDPAGTPDQKSEAGAADLTEDYRHRLAQLQTLLYAENKRALLIVLQAMDAGGKDGTISHVMRCMNPQGVSVARFETPTPEEQAHDFLWRVHIKVPRRSQVGVFNRSHYEEVLITRVHKLIDKETCRSRYAQIRDFESELLDNGTHILKFFLHISKEEQLARFAQRLEDPQRNWKISEADYTEREFWDAYMDAYEEAMSATSTKDAPWFVIPSNHKWFRNLAISQIVAETMVDFGMKYPKPSVDLAKIRRDYHTAVTEADGKKKRKT
- a CDS encoding tetratricopeptide repeat protein — its product is MRHLWLAVAIVPFALSTAPAFAVDPLDIQHCQQQGDADLAISGCGKIAADKSIDVHDRAVAAFNLGIGYYAKNDLDNAIKAWTDAVSFEPAYAHAYNNLAKAYLAKTDFGSAIKNYDQVIKLDPKHALAYKGRGIAEFFNGEKDKAKADFEQAVALDSSDAYSLLWLELTKRRLGAKASPDLAKATTQVNMTSWPAPLLLLYAGQMTPHDVVLAAQNVDLKVSKARMCDVGFYAGEFSLAQGEKSDAIELFNHSLDVCFNSVDEKTAATAELKALGQN
- the infA gene encoding translation initiation factor IF-1 is translated as MSKEELLEFPGVITELLPNATFRVKLENEHEIIAHTAGKMRKNRIRVLTGDKVLVEMTPYDLTKGRITYRFK
- a CDS encoding phosphatidylcholine/phosphatidylserine synthase; the encoded protein is MSDPLPRRFSVHEREPEQGERRLGLVRGRRFRPVPLRIILPNLVTLLALSMGLTGIRFAIEGQFQIAVLVVIIAAILDGLDGRIARALRGTSRFGAELDSLADFVDFGVAPGLILYLWNLHQLKSFGWFAALVFAIACALRLARFNVSLDDPDRASWEGNFFTGMPAPAGAILGLLPLYLNFSFLGLPATHVTAPFEIAYVLLIAFLMASRIPHFSAKKIGRVPREYVIVVLFAIAALILLLASFPMEVLACLSLVYLATIPLAVMKYRAFAARDTKAAT
- a CDS encoding DUF1614 domain-containing protein: MHYLPLSLPFFFMLGGILVLLVIWVEVRALTFAYQRAGISSPAALFMLFASWVGSYVNIPLFWLHGRPVMSDQQVDFFGMQYVVPTADWQGTVLAVNVGGCVIPVLLSLYILTRYDLWVLGAVGTAIVAVITHMMATPVHGVGIALPIFVPPIITAIVAVILSRTYAGPLAYISGSLGVLIGADLSNLNKVADLGAPVASIGGAGTFDGIFLTGVLAVLLASLTAPRYQPALGR
- the yacG gene encoding DNA gyrase inhibitor YacG — translated: MQSKAHEKHDSAPQSRPCPICGKPASAADRPFCSARCADVDLHRWLKGAYALPAKPEDDDADDSGLRDASPEQD
- a CDS encoding DnaJ domain-containing protein; its protein translation is MPYLLVGFLVFYLVLWGMRAFARANPAALAVALRRFGGVLVLLLAGLALLRGSPDGAVVLAAIGLWLLASAAKSWRSRLSTIAGRRTGATSRLRSAVIEMEVDHASGTICGTVLAGPDEGKSLAQMTREQCETLHALCLREDPDGAKLLEAYLDRRFPGWRPARNESADARRWRAQTSARPGIMTEDEAYEVLGLHKGATRDDVVRSHRSLIKKLHPDHGGSTDLAARVNEAKDVLMRRHN
- a CDS encoding Maf-like protein, translating into MSGESKPWRPKLILASASVRRLELLQQIGLDPDALIPADLDETPNRGELPRVLAARLAAEKAEAAAKIAAQRPELEGAFLVAADTVVAVGRRILPKCEVVDEATQCLRLLSGRIHRVYTGVTLITPKGGRRRRLVESRVRFKRFSTDEIEAYLASGEWRGKAGGYAIQGLAGAFVVKLVGSYTGVVGLPLYETLSLLAGEGFPAHFFWLNRV
- a CDS encoding DUF1489 domain-containing protein, which codes for MTLHLLKLAVGAESIADLEDFQARRAQPPFHVTRMVPRRVEELLDGGSLYWVIKGQIAVRQPLQAIEAFTDDDGVSRCRLVLDAAIVRVRPRPFRAFQGWRYLQPKDSPPDLASRDVAEMPETLRSELAALGLL
- a CDS encoding phosphatidylserine decarboxylase → MSVIDSIRKQIPPIHPEGYIFIAIFVVITLIAGWIFDPLFWIGLLLTIWCALFFRDPVRVTPQASDLVISPADGKVSAVGLAAPPPELGLGADPLPRISIFMSVFNVHVNRAPMAGRVAKIAYRPGIFLNADLDKASEDNERNGLVIDTAAGRIGVVQIAGLIARRIVCFVEQGDSVDAGERFGLIRFGSRVDVYLPHGARALVAEGATAIAGETILADFHADEPVRLFKLA
- a CDS encoding ABC transporter ATP-binding protein/permease: MLQTNPISSSAPVKHSWSANLAASVTGISEVWRKLWPYVWPSGRRDLQMRMYATFVLLIVGKLVTVAVPYAFKWATDELSGHHLTHHILGWVVGPLALTLLYGLMRIIMAALTQARDGIFADVAMHAVRRLANDVFIHLHLLSLRFHLQRRIGGLTRILERGRDAIETIVRTVVLVAAPTAVEFLLILAVVFFQFDWRYTAAVAVMIAAYTAFTLVATNWRIGIRRTMNESDVDANSKALDSLLNYETVKYFGAEGREATRYDKSMARYEANSVKSYTSLTFLNFGQALIFSLGLTVVMAMSIMGVRAGHNSVGDFVLINAMMIQLYQPLNFLGSIYRDIRQATIDLEMMFGILGEYPDIADKPGAKPLVVSGGDVRFDNVRFSYDPEREILKGVSFEVPAGKTVAIVGSSGAGKSTLSRLIFRFYEPSSGAITIDGQNIDNVTQKSLRAVIGMVPQDTVLFNDTIAYNIRYGRADASDADMREAARLAQIDRFIESLPSGYQAQVGERGLKLSGGEKQRVAIARTILKAPPILVLDEATSALDSFTEGEIQDALDRVSRGRTTLVIAHRLSTVVNADQILVLDQGRIVERGSHTVLLEKNGIYAAMWNRQNEVRRAEEVLRRAAAEEQGVTRPVEDDTAEPAARSYVEDDADIALG
- a CDS encoding glutathione S-transferase family protein; this encodes MSLTLLIANKAYSSWSLRPFILMRHLGIAFDEIAIPLGQETTRADILKYSPSARCPALIDGDLVVWDSLAIIEYVAEKFPDLPVWPRDRAARAVARSLAAEMHSGFQPLRVHLPMNMRRAVKRRDLTLEVLADIARLEIAWSDARGRFGAGGDFLFGNFCAADAMFAPVVNRLYIYDAPVSAASRAYMEAVMALPAYQDWRKGAAAETWRIAKYEEV
- a CDS encoding YdcF family protein; this encodes MFFVVAKLFWALAEPFNFLLILGLIGVALSFSPWRCWGHRLCVISLALFTILTFSPLGAFLLRPIEDRFPLPPLNIAAPTGIIVLGGGLDEDLTATRHEPTEVGERVTMGAVLARRFPKARLIFTGGSSSLRPSGADEATGVRELWTELGVDPGRMAFETRSRNTWENGLFARPLTRPQPGDTFLLVTAAWHMPRAMGVFRKLGYHVIAYPTDYMTLGDSRDYGWFHLGIGQLGMFQAGLHEWIGLTVYHFTGKTSAWFPAP